From the Zonotrichia leucophrys gambelii isolate GWCS_2022_RI chromosome 10, RI_Zleu_2.0, whole genome shotgun sequence genome, one window contains:
- the MPHOSPH10 gene encoding U3 small nucleolar ribonucleoprotein protein MPP10 — MAAVPALPGLQGIQTCLRVAGAAAARPECFLSVQDGLAADFRAMTKTLYDLNKGSNIVRGGPLKELVIENFDEEQIWQQLELQNNTVLNFFKKSIARDAEDEDLCLLSDQEEDGSGAETSSDKELEDNIMEVETEQMNVYTKDKDKNKTKAKEKQSKLRESIMQKDSDEDSDIDFDIEALEQQAKTAKETTLRKKGRKSVVDDKFFKLAEMEAFLEHAEKEDNEEEEDDDINYFEDIISDDEEDSEEAKVKPIKSSRDMTYKDFFDPVDDDDGDDDLVANDAEEDQEEEADSAIEEQNEESMSEFEDMDEMVEHMRSKEASKKVTFSLPDDSETEDGTEAQLEKDISPSEIKSSFEKRQEKMSKKIKSLEEALLEEKPWQLKGEVTGQKRPENSLLEETVLFDHAVRMAPVITEETTFQLEDLIKQRILDEAWDDVVPKEKPKEEAFEYKKRISLDHEKSKLSLAEIYEQEYMKLHQQKTEEEENPEHKEIQEMMDSLFQKLDALCNFHFTPKPPVPEVKIVSNLPAISMEEVAPVAVSDAALLAPEEIKEKNKAGDVKTDAEKTSTDKKRELRRKKLRKRMKRREREKRQKLLEKMKPEQGTKLSKKAAAAKLKRLAKEGKASLLKDEGKDKALKSSQAFFSQLQDQVRMQIKDASKLKKKQKKEKAISVHKLKL, encoded by the exons ATGGCGGCGGTGCCGGCGCTCCCGGGGCTCCAGGGCATCCAGACGTGCCTCAGGGTGGCCGGAGCGGCCGCGGCGCGCCCCGAGTGCTTCCTCAG TGTGCAGGATGGGCTGGCTGCCGACTTCAGAGCAATGACGAAGACTCTCTACGATTTGAATAAAGGAAGTAACATTGTTCGTGGGGGCCCTCTAAAAGAGCTGGTAATAGAAAATTTTGATGAAGAACAGATTTGGCAGCAACTAGAGCTCCAGAACAACACAGTTCTCAATTTCTTCAAGAAATCCATTGCAAGGGATGCCGAGGATGAAGATCTTTGCCTTCTCTCAGACCAGGAAGAGGATGGCTCTGGTGCAGAGACCAGCAGTGACAAGGAGTTGGAAGACAACATAATGGAAGTGGAAACTGAACAGATGAATGTTTATACAaaagataaagataaaaataaaactaaagctaaagaaaaacaaagtaaacTCAGAGAAAGCATAATGCAGAAAGACAGTGATGAGGATTCTGATATTGACTTTGATATTGAAGCTCTGGAGCAACAAGCTAAAACAGCCAAGGAAACCACACtgagaaagaagggaaggaaatctgTAGTGGATGATAAGTTTTTTAAGCTAGCTGAGATGGAAGCTTTTTTAGAACATGCAGAGAAGGAAGAcaatgaagaagaagaagatgatgACATTAATTATTTTGAAGACATTATCTCAGATGATGAGGAAGACTCTGAAGAAGCTAAAGTCAAA CCAATTAAAAGTTCCAGAGATATGACATACAAAGATTTCTTTGATCCagttgatgatgatgatggtgatgatgatttAGTAGCTAATGATGCTGAAGAGGATCAGGAAGAGGAAGCAGACAGTGCCATTGAAGAGCAAAATGAAGAAAGTATGTCTGA GTTTGAGGATATGGATGAAATGGTGGAGCACATGAGAAGTAAAGAAGCTTCTAAAAAAGTAACTTTCAGTTTGCCAGATGACAGTGAAACAGAAGATGGAACTGAAGCACAATTAGAGAAGGACATCAGTCCCAGTGAAATAAAGTCCTCATTTGAGAAGAGACAGGAAAAG atgagcaaaaaaataaaaagcttggAAGAAGCACTGTTAGAGGAGAAGCCCTGGCAGCTGAAAGGAGAAGTGACTGGGCAGAAGCGCCCTGAGAACAGCCTTTTGGAAGAAACAGTGCTCTTTGACCACGCAGTGAGAATGG cACCTGTGATCACAGAAGAAACGACTTTTCAGCTTGAAGATCTCATTAAGCAGAGAATATTGGATGAG GCATGGGATGATGTAGTACCAAAAGAGAAACCCAAAGAGGAAGCTTTTGAGTACAAGAAGCGGATCAGTTTGGATCATGAAAAGAGTAAACTGAGTCTGGCTGAAATCTACGAGCAGGAATACATGAAACTTCACCAG CAAAAGactgaagaggaagaaaatcctGAACACAAAGAAATTCAGGAGATGATGGATTCACTCTTCCAGAAGCTGGATGCACTTTGTAATTTCCACTTCACACCCAAACCA CCGGTGCCAGAAGTTAAAATCGTGTCCAACCTTCCAGCTATAAGTATGGAAGAAGTAGCACCAGTTGCTGTTAGTGATGCTGCTCTCTTAGCACCAGAGGAGATCAAG gaaaagaaCAAAGCTGGTGATGTAAAAACTGATGCAGAAAAGACTTCCACAGACAAAAAACGAGaactgagaaggaaaaagctCCGCAAACGTATGAAGcgaagggaaagggagaaacgTCAGAAGCTTCTGGAAAAGATGAAACCAGAACAAGGCACAAAACTCAGCAagaaagctgctgcagcaaaattaaaaaggcTTGCCAAAGAAGGCAAGGCATCTCTGCTCAAG GATGAAGGTAAAGACAAGGCCTTGAAATCATCCCAGGCCTTCTTTTCTCAGCTGCAAGATCAAGTGAGAATGCAAATCAAAGATGccagcaaattaaaaaagaaacagaagaaggagaaagcaaTCTCTGTTCATAAACTAAAGTTGTAA